The Candidatus Deferrimicrobium sp. genome includes a region encoding these proteins:
- a CDS encoding c-type cytochrome: MRVRSVLLIVVSVVFLALAIGCAKQEPPKPAAPPPPMAAPIPDGKTVFEMKCSVCHGIDRATARKETKEKWAEIVKQMRAKKVDWISDAEAAKIVDYLAKEHGAK; the protein is encoded by the coding sequence ATGCGCGTGCGCTCCGTGCTCCTGATCGTCGTCTCCGTGGTGTTTCTCGCATTGGCCATCGGCTGCGCCAAGCAGGAACCCCCCAAGCCCGCGGCCCCTCCGCCTCCCATGGCGGCTCCCATACCGGACGGAAAGACCGTCTTCGAGATGAAGTGCAGCGTCTGCCACGGCATCGACCGGGCGACGGCCCGCAAGGAGACGAAGGAGAAGTGGGCGGAGATCGTCAAGCAGATGCGGGCGAAGAAGGTCGACTGGATCTCCGACGCCGAGGCGGCGAAGATCGTTGACTACCTCGCCAAGGAGCACGGCGCGAAGTAA